A segment of the Hypnocyclicus thermotrophus genome:
CACCTTTTCTTCTTACCTGATCAAGTAATACTTTATATACATTTTTCCCATCTTCTCCAATTATATTGTATTTTGCATCATCAAGAACTTTTCCAATTTCACTTTTAAATTGAGGTTCAAATAACATTGTTGGATATGGTCCCTTTGCATTTGTTAACCAAAAATAACCAGACCCATTTTTATTATATCTTACAGTTCCAAGTACTTCTTTGATTTCGTCTAGAGATTTTCCTTTTATCATTCCACTTACTATTCTTACCATTTCTGTAAGTTCGTTTTGGACTGAAAGAGTCCCTTCATTTTCTAATCTTGCTATATATTCACTAGCTTTTTCTTTTTCTGCTTTTATATTTTGATATACATTAATTCCACTAAATAAAATTAATAATATAACTACAGCTATTTCAATTTTCGTTCCTATTCTCATCTTTTTCAAACTAAAATTTTTAAGATTTAATTTTTTTAAAAAATTATTTTTTTTTAATCCCGACTTTTTATTTTTTTTCTTTTTTATTTTTTTCATCGTTCCCTCCCTAATTTTATAAACACGTGTTTATAACTTGAAGAATAAAAAGCAGCTATATCACTGCTTTTTATTCTTCAAGTTAATTATACTCTATTATTTTTTTTTTTTCAACTTTATTTTGTTTTAAATCCTTTTACTTTTTTTTCTAGTTCTTGAACTAATTCAACAGTATCTTTTATTTCAGAAAGATTATTATTTAAAATATCCCCTATTTTAACCGAAATTTCTTGAGTATTTATTGATACACTTTCTATATTGGTAGAGCTATTTGTTAATAATTCTATAGCTTTACTTACATCTTGAACTGACATATTTTGTTCATCTATCATTTTATTTACATCTTGAATTAATACATTGTTTTCATCTATTAATTTATTTATATTTAATATAGTTTCTGTTAATTCATTTGTTGTATTTAGTGTAAATTCTACTTTATTATCAATGTCTATATTAGCTTCTTTTACATTTTCTATTTGTTTTTGTATATTAGACACTATTTTTTCTATTTTTTTAGTCTCTTTATTTGTTTGCTCTGCTAATTTTCTTATCTCTTCTGCTACTACACTAAATCCTCTTCCCGCTTCTCCTGCTCTTGCCGCTTCTATTGCTGCATTTAATGCAAGTAAATTTGTTTGTTCTGCTATTGCATTTATTGCTACTGTTATATCACCTATTATTTGTGATGATTTAACTAATTTGTTTATTTCTTTTTCTGCACTGTCTACACTATTTCTTATAGTACTCATTTGACCATTCATATCCGTTATCTTTTTGTGGCCGCTAACAGATACATTTATTGCAATTTCACTATTTTTACTGACGTCATTTGTTTTTAATTTTGATTCTTGAGACGCTGCTGAAATTTGTTGTATTGCAGCTAAACTTTCTTCTGAGGCTGCCGTTTGATTTCTTACATTATCAAGTACTCTATCTATATATTCTTGTAAATGGATAGTTCCTGCTTCAAGTCTTTCTTCTAACTGATGCAAATACTCTGATTCTCTTCCTTTAATTATATTATCCATAATATTATGAATTTGTGTATTTCTATCTGTTAATACAATCGTTAATTGTTTAATTTCATATATAATATCATGTAATTTATCAAGAAATTTATTAAAATATTCTGCTAACTCTCCCACTTCATCATTAGATACTATTTGTATTTTATTAGTAAGATCCGCTTCTCCTTCTGCAATAAGTTTCATATTTCTATTTACTTCTTCTAATGGTTTTACTATTTTTCTTAAAATTAATCTAAAGATTAACCAAGAAATAATAATAATAATAAACGATAAAATAATTTGTCTTATTATTATATTTTGTATATTTTTTTTGGCTGCTATTTTTTCCCTATCTATTATACTTTGAATTTCTGATAAATATATTCCTGTTGCTATAATATAATTCCCTATTTTTTTACCATAACTAAGTTTTGGTTCTTTTTTCCCACTTTTTGGATTTAACCATGTATATTCTACAAAACCAGCCCCATTTTTATTTGCTTTTTTAACTAATGCAACAAATAAATTTTCTTTATTTTCACCCACTACATTATATTTAGTATTATTTAATAATTTACCTGTAAGTGATTTCCCATTTGGATTATATATCATTTTGGGATAAGGTAGTGTAGTATCATTTACCCAGAAATAACCTGTTGAATCATATTTAGCTTTATCCAAAATCTCTATGATTTCTTGTTCATTTTTCCCTTCAATAAAACTTGCTATTGAATCCACTAAATTTATTAAATCTTGTTTTTTTTCATTGTAATAATTTTTAGTTAAATTTTCTAATACTCTTTTACTTCGCTTTTGTTCTGCTATTATACTCACTATAGAATTAAATAAACTAAAAATTACCAATACTAATATCACTGCCACATTAATTTTTTTAGAAATTTTTGTTTTTTTCATCGTTTCCTCCCTGATTAATTTAACGACCTATTTTCCCTTTAAACATACCCAATCCAAAAACTAATTTAAAACGAGCCATTATACCATATTTCAGAATAAAAATCAATCTTTAAATACAATTTTTATTGTTAAAAATAAAAAAAGACTACCATAATTAATATGTTAGCCTTTATATTTTTTTATTTGACTTTAAAGAAATTTAAATCTTCTTGTAATTTATTAATAATGCTCTCTAATGATGAAAGTATTTCTTGATTCATAAGTATTTTTTCTTTAATTTCATTTGAAGTATCTGTTACTTCTATTGTTAAACTTTCTATTTCTGTTGAGCTATCAGCTATACTACTGATTGCCGTTGTTACTTCTTTTGATGCATGTGATTGTTCGTCTACAGCTACAGAGATTTCATTTATTTGTTTAGCATTTTTATCATTATTCTCTTTTATTCTTGTCATATTTTCAAGTGATCGATTTGTTAATTTTATTCCTCTTGTTACTTTTTCTTTTACTTCATCTGCTCCCGTTTTTACTATTTCTACTTCATTTTGAATAGTTTTTACTAGGTTTTCTATCTTATCGGTTTCTTTATTTGTTTGCTCTGCTAATTTTCTTATCTCTTCTGCTACTACACTAAATCCTCTTCCTGCTTCTCCTGCTCTTGCCGCTTCTATTGCTGCATTTAATGCAAGTAAATTTGTTTGTTCTGCTATTGCATTTATTGCTACTGTTATATCACCTATACTATTTGACAATTCCTTTAATTTTTCTATTTCTGTATTTGTTTCTTCAGTACTTTCACTTATATTTTCCATACTTTCTGTTAATTCTGTTATATCTTTAAAACTTCTCTCTGTTATTTTTAATGTTTCAGCAAAAGAAACGTTAGTAACTTTAATATTTTCATTTATAGTTTCTGTAGTAGCAGTAATTTCTTCTAACGCTGCTAAGCTTTCTTCTGATGCTGCCGTTTGATTTCTTACATTATCTACTACATTTTCTATTGCTTCATTAAGTTGTATTATACCGTTGTTCAATTTATCTTTTAATTCATTATACACTTCACTGTCTTTACCATTTATTAAATTATCCATTATATTTACAACTAATGTAAAGGTATTTTTTACTTCGTCTCCAAGGTTTTTAGTTTCTTTAATTATAGTTTTTATTCTCTCCATAAATGCATTTATATCTTCTGCCATTACAGCAAACTCATTATTTTGTTTTGTAACTATTTTAGCATCGAGCTCTCCATCTTTTGCTGCAGCTTCTAATACTTTATTAACATCTTTAATAGTTTTTGCCATTATATCAGTAGCAAAACTTAAAATTAATACAAGAACAATAAACATTAGTATATTAGAAAATATTCTTTGTTTTATATTTTTACCAAGTACTTTTAATTCATTTTGTTCCATATTTTTTACTTTTACTTCTATATCATCTATATAAAAACCCGTTCCTATATACCAATCCCAAGGTTTAAATTGCTTTACATGTCCAAGTTTTGGGAGCTCTGTAGTTCCACCAGGTTTTGGATAATAATATGTAACATAAGATTCACCATTTTGTTTTGCTATATCCACTAACTCTTTTACTAATTTTTTCCCTTGTTTATCTATTAAGTTTTCTCTATTTGTTCCCTCTGCTTTTGGTTTAACTGAATATAATATATTAATATAATTACCATTATCTATCCAAAAATAATTATTTCCAGTATATCTCATATTTCTGATTGTTTCTTTTGCTTTATTTTTAGCCTCTTCTAATGTCATCTCTCCAGATTCATAAAGTTTATTATACTTATCTAACACACCTATCCCCAATGAAACTAGGTCATTTAACTTTACTTTATTAAATTCAATTTGTTCATCTCTCAGTCTTGTTACTCTCTCTACTAACTCTTTATTAAAAGTATAAGAGGTATATAAAATATCTAATATTGAAATTATAATAAATGCAATAAATACTGGAATAATTATTTGATATTTTACTTTTTTTCTCTTACCTTTTTTCATTGTCATAGATTTTATCACAACTACCACACTCCTTGTTTATTTTTTATAATAACTCCTTTCCCCTATTTCCCTAAATAATATTCTTTGTTACTAATCTTATACTCTTCTCATTATTTTTTCCTTTTTTTTTTATTTTTTAAAACAAAAATGAGTAAAAATTAATTTAGCCATTGATTCAAGAGAACTACTCACCACTTAAATTCTAACGAATTTTGAAGTGGTAGTATTCTGCTAAGCAATTGATAAAATTTTATATTTCGTCCCACCCAGTAACAGCGCTTGATTGATTATAACTTGTAACTGTACTTTCAAAAAAGTTTGCTTTTGTATCTCCTGAGCCTTCTGTATCTGCTATTTTTTCAAGATGTTTATATGGATTTTTATCAAACCCTTTATATAATTCATTTAATCCTAAACTTCTAAGTCTTTGATTAGCTAGCCATTTTGTATATTCTTCTGTACTTTTTTTATTAATCCCAAGTACATCATCACCTATAATATGATTTGTCCATTCTATTTCTTGTTTTACTGCTGTGTCAAACATTTCATATACAATGTTATCTATAAAAATTTCAGAATTTTCTTTTTTGATATCATTAATTATATTTTGAAAAAGCACTACATGGCTAAGTTCATCTCTGTTTATATATCTAATAATATCTGCTGTTCCAGGCATAAGATTTCTACTAGCTAATAAATAAAAAAAGTTAAATCCATTATAAAAATATATTGCCTCTAATAAATAATCCGCAACTAAAGTTTTAAAAAAATTTTCTATCGTTTCATTATCATGATATTTTTGATAAATCTTTGCTATAAATTTTATTCTATCGAATAACACTTCATCATCTCTCCAAAATTCATAAATATTTTCTCTATCATCAACAGGAATAATACTTTCAATTGTATATGCATAACTTTGTGAATGTATAGCTTCTTGATAAGTTTGTATAGATAACACTAAATTTATTTCTGGTGCTGTAATTACTTCCGATATTTTAGGTACATTGTTTGTTTGAATACTATCTAAAAATACTAAAAATGATAAAATACCATCATATGCTCTTTTTTCAAATTTTGTAAGCTTTTTATAATCTAAAGTATCCATTGTTAAATCTACTTTTTCTGGTATCCAAAAATTTTCCATCATAGTTCTATAAAGTTTATTTGCCCATTTATATTTCACATTATTTAAATTAAATAAATTTGTTGTACTACCATTTATTATTCTTCTTTTTTCTATATTATCATTACCTTTTGGATTGAATAAAAGTTTTTTAGTTAATAATTTTTCCAATTCTTTTCCAGACATACTATCCTCCTAAATTTTATTTTCTTTAAAAATCTTAATTTAATTAAACTCATTTTTTATTTTTCCAATTCTTTTATTTAGATATTTCTTTCTTCTTAATTTTTTATAATAATTTTTTAATTTGCACAAGATACACATTCTTCTTTTTCATTCATTCTATTACTATTTTTCTGAATTGTTCTAGTATAATATATAGTTTTACATCCTTTTTCCCATGCTGTCATAATAGTATTATAAATATCTTTTGCTGTAATCTCCATATTTAAATTATAAACTAGCTCAAAACTTATTCCTTGATCTATCCATTGTTGAATTGTCGATATAATTTCTACTACATCGGTTTGTGGAATATTTTTATTTTCTTTGTAATACCAAAACGCTTTTTTTATAAATGGCGGTGCTATTGGTACAACTCCTTTTGCATTTTTATCCATATAAAATTTATTAAATATAGGTAATACACTCGCACTACAACCTTGTACTAATGCACTAGAAGTATTTGGTGCTATCGCTAATAATTGAGAGTTTCTTATTCCATATTTCTCTAAATTTTCTATTGTTTTTTCCCATTCACTATATAAATTACTATTTTCTCTAAACCACTTTTTATTTTTTCCAAATAATATCCCTTTACTCCATTCACTACCTTCGTATTTTTTATATTTCCCACGTTCTTTAGCGAGTTCTATACTAGATTTTACAGCATTTAAAGCAATATATTCAAATAAATCATTCACCTCTATTAATGTTTCTTTATTTTTTCTATAAGGTAGCTTATTTATTGCTAAATAATCTGCAAGTCCCATGGCTCCTACTCCTATCGTTCTATATATCTTATTATGGAGATTACTTTCTTGAATAGGAGTAACTGTTAAATCAATAGCATTATCAAGTATCCTTACAGCTAACTTAGTAGCCTTTTCTAAATCTTTTCTTTCTAGTAAAGTAGAAAGATTTAAAGAAACTAAATTGCATGTATGTACAAGTCCACTTTTATATTCACTTTGGATTTTTTCTTTATTAAGAATTTCTTTATTTAATTTTGTTGGTTTAAAATTAGAAAATGATTCTTGACAAAGATTTCCGCTTCCTATCATTCCATCATGTTTATTAGGATTTGTTTTATTTACAGTATCCTTAAAGAAAATATATGGCATCCCTGTCTCTATTTGTGTTTTCATTATTTTTTTTAAAAGTTCTTTAGCCTTTATTTTTTGAGTTAATTTTAGTTTATTATCATTTTCAAATATTTTATAATGTTTTTTAAATTCTTCACCCCATAATTCAGCTATTTCAACATTATATTTTAATCTTATTTCATTCGGTTCAAATAACGTCCACTCTTTATTTTCTTTTACTCTTTCCATAAATAAATCATTAACTACTACTTGTGGAAAAATATCATAAGCTTTTTTTCTTTGATCTCCATTTTCTGTTTGAAGCTCTAAAAAATGTTCTATATCTAAATGCCAAACATCTAATGCAACAGTTACCGCTCCTGCTCTTTTTCCTAATTGATTAACTGCTACTGCTGTATCATTTATAATTTTTATCCAAGGAATTACTCCACCTGAGGCCCCTGGAGTTTTATTTATTTCTGCTGATGTACCTCGAATTCTACTAAGATTTACTCCTACTCCACCACCATTTTTAGATATTTTAGCTATTTCAGTTATATTGTAAAATATACTTTCCAAAGAATCATCTATCGCTGTAATAAAGCATGATGATAAATTTCCATTTGGTTTTCTCAAATTTATAAGTATAGGAGTGGCTAAAGATATTTTTCTTCCTGCAATATGATGATAAATTTCTTTTGCTATTTTTAATCTAGTTTCTTTTTTTTCTGTAGATGCTATCATAAGCGCAATTGTCAAAAACATCTCTTGTGGAAGTTCAAATACATTATTTCTATCTTTAATAAGATATCTATTTACAAGCATTGACATTCCTGCATAATCATATTCAAAATCATATTCTTGATTTATAAATGTAGATGCTTTTTTTAATTCTTCGTCACTATATATTTTTTTTATTTCATCACTATATAAACCTTTTTCTATCGCATTATTTACAAAATTTACATAATCATAATATCCCTTTTCTTTTATTTTTCTATTAGATTCTTTATATATTTCCATTAATAAAAGTCTTGCTGCTAATTTTTTCCAATCTGGCTCATCAACTGTAGTCATTGCAAGAGCTTGTGTTATAAGAGAATTTTGTATATCTTTTGTTGTAATAGTATCTGTATAAATACTTTGAATATGGCTTTCAAGTTCTAAATAATTAATCTCTAGATCTTTACTTGCCCATTCTAGTGCTTCTCTTATTTCTTTAATGTCTACTTCTGATACTCTGTTATCTCTTTTCACAATTTTAGCCATAACCTTACCCTCTTTCTTTAATTATATTTATTTCATTTTTATTATCGTTACAATAATAATACCATATATTGTGCTTAGATTCAATTTTTTTTCTATATTTTGTGCTATAAATAAATTCTCTTTATTATTATTTTAAATTATATATTCTCTTTATTATTATTTTAAATTATATAAAGAGTTATTTAAACTATATATTACTAAACAATATAAAATAATGTACTTAATAAATAGTATAAATATCACAAAAAAATATTGCATTTTTAACGACAATAAAATATAATTATTAGCATAACAGAAATTTAAGGAGGATTTTATGGAACAGTTACAAAAGAAGTATGGTTTAGCAACAGCTGTTGCAATGGTGGTAGGAGTTGTAATTGGGTCTGGAGTTTTTTTCAAAGCTGATGACATCCTAAAACTTACAAATGGAAATTTAATATATGCATTAATTGCATGGGGAATAGGTGCTTTTTCAATGATTTTTGGTGCACTTGTTTTTGCTGAGTATGCTCAAAGAATAGAAAAATCAAATGGTCTAGTTGATTATTCAGAAGCAGCATATGGTCCAAGATTTGGATACCTTGTAGGATGGTTTAAAGGAATAATCTATTTTTCGCCTTTATCTGCAATACTTGCATGGGTCGCATCACTTTATACTATGATATTATTTAAAAGTAGTAATCCTGTTAACTCAAAAGAAACTTGGATTTTAGCATTTATATATTTATCAATAATATCTATAATAAATTGGACAGCACCTATTTTAGCTGGTAAATTGCAAGTAACTACTACTATAATTAAACTAATACCTTTATTTGCAGTAGCAATAATTGGAACAATTAGCGGAATTATTAATGGGGTTACAGTATCTAATTTTATTGAAGCAGCAAATCAAGTAGGAAGTAGTAGAGGAACACTTGCATCAGCAGTTGTTGCTACAGCATTTGCTTATGAAGGCTGGATAATAGCTATTACAATAAACAACGAAATAAAAGATTCAAAAATAAATTTACCAAAAGCTCTTGTAATAGGCACATTTATAGTATTTGTTGTGTATATATCATATTTTTTAGGGATAGCTGGAGTTTTAAAAACTGGAACTATCGTAAATGAAGGTGATAATGCTATTAGACTTGCTACTACACAGTTATTTGGAAATATTGGTTCTGTTGTATTAACTGCTTTTGTAGTAATATCTTGTCTTGGTACATTAAATGGTCTTGTTTTATCAAATATGAGAATCCCTTATTCACTTGCTATAAGAAATCAAGGACCTATACCAAATATTTTATCTAAAATCAATCCTAAAACAAATACACCTATAAATTCTGGTATTTTTTCTAATATTTTAACACTTATATATCTAGGGTTATGGTATGCTAGTTTAAATAATTTATTTGGTAGATATATAGGACTCGATGAAATTCCTATAGTAATGGTTTATGGAATATATTTATCACTTTATATATGGTATATAAAAGAATTTAAAGAATTAAATTTTTTCAAACGATTTGTAATACCTATTTGTGCAATTATTGGAGCATTAATCATATTATATGGTGGGATAACTAATCCTGCTATTGGAATATATCTTGTAATTTCTCTTTTAGTATTTGCGTCAGGACTATTATTCTATAGAAAAGCTTAATTTAAATAAAAAACCACTAAATCAATTATAATTTAGTGGTTTTTATATTATTTGTCATTTTTAAATCCTTGTGATTTCATTGTAGGATACACATTAGGGAAATATACTTGCTTATATATACTTGCTGTTCTACTTGACCAATTCTCTTCATTTTCAAGACCTATTTCTTTTAAATACATTTCCATTGTTTTATCATAATCACTAATATATTTAATTAAATTGTCTTTTTGATATTTTTCATTATGAATAAATGTTTCTTTTGGTAATCTTGGTTTTTGTTTAGAGTTATTTTCAGCATATCCTATACATAATCCTACTAAAGGATATGTATACTCAGGTAATTCTAAAAGTTTTATCATTTCTTCTGGATTTCTTCTAATTCCACCTATAGGAACTATTCCAAGTCCTAAAGATTCTGCTGCAATTATTGCTGCCCCCATAGCAAGTCCTGAATCAAATGTCCCAACTGCTGTACTTTCAATACTTTCATGAATAACTTGAGGTTCACCTGCTTTTTTACCTGCTAAATAAGTTTTATAAAAATCTGCTACAAATACTAAAAATACAGGTGCTTTTGCAATATATGGTTGTCCACCAGCCAATTCAGCAATTTTTTCTTTTGTATTTTTATCTTTTACTACAATAACTGAAACCTGTTGGCCATTTATTGATGTAGGCATTGCTTGAGCTGCTTCTAAAATTGCATCAAGATGTTCTTTTGGAATATCCTTATTTAAATATTCTCTAATTGATCTATGGTTTTTAATTGTTTTTATAGTTTCATTCACATTATCATCTCCTAATTTATTAATATACTTAATCATAACATTTCTTTAGTTTTAAAGTCAAGTTTTTTTGTGTATTTAAATACTATTTTCATTTTATGTTAATTTTATTTATTTTTTATCTATAACCATAGATTTTATTTAAAATCCAAAACTTCTCTTTCCATCATTATCTATATCTATAGTGATTAATTTATGTCCAAATCCATTTAATTCTACATATGCTTCACCTATGAACTCATCTTTAATATTTTTAATAATACAATCCCCTTCCCAATATTCAGGCCCAATCCAAAATTTATGTTTACAAGCTAATTCTTGATTTTTTATTTTAGGATAAACATAATAATCCATGTTTTTTAACTTTATATGCCATCCACTAGGATATTTTATTTTTGTTTTTTTACTTATCCATTCATTAATTACTTTTACATTAAAATCTTCTTTAAATAATTCTATAGTTTTATTATTCTTAGTTATACTTCCATAATTATTTTTATTTTCTTTAAAAAAATCAAATAACATAATTGTATTTCCATTTTTTAATGATAATGCAAACCACTGCCACCCTTTAAAAATAGCTTGATACAACTCACCTAATTGTCTATCAAACCATGTTATTCCATAAATATCATATATTTCATTATCTATTTCCATAATCCCACTTGTTTCCATTTTTTCTCTAGAATAATAATAGGTATAGCCTCCAAAAGTATATTCATAAGCTTTTCCATTATATCTGATAACTGGTTTTTCTTTTAATTTTAATTTTAATTTAACTAAATAATTATCTATTTTAAAATTAAGTTTATCTTCTCCATTTCCCCCACTACATTTTGACCAATTTTTTTTGTTTTTAAAATCAAATTTATAACCGTTTTTTAATTTTTTAGGTAAAGATAAAAATTTTACATCTTCATAATAAGAAAAATTTTTATCTTTTATATCTGTAATAGCAGCTTGTGCTAATTCATTTTTAAAAAAAATAAAACTATTAAAAGCAAAAAAAACTATTTCAAACCCAAACTCTCTTTCTTCTTTACTCTTTCTATTTACTCCTTTTAGATGACCTGTCCAATACCACCATTGAACATCTTGGTCTCTTTGAAAAGAATCAAATTTTGGTAACGTTATAACTCTTTTTTTTCTATTTTTAAAAACACTCAATGGATGATGTACATTTTTTACATAAAATAATTTTTGATATAAATATGCTAAATATTTTTTTAAATTCATCTTAACCCCTTTTAAAATTTATTTTTTAAATTGAAAACCTAAATTATCCTCTGTAAATATTGAAAATATAAATGATAAAATATAGTAAAATATTACTTTTAACACTAAAAAATAATCTTTTTTTGAATTAAATATAGAAAATAATTCTTTTAAAGTAAACTTTTTAATAATTACTAAAAATAATTTAAATACCTCTTTTTCTTCTAACTCCAAACAAAACATAGTTTCTAAAGTTTTACCTTTAAAATTGTCTACTATTGTTTGAGTGAATTTATCAATAAGTTGTGGTTTAGCATTTGATAAAAAATGTAATACCAATTTATCCATAACAATTTCAAATTTTTGTCTTTGATTAAATGAAACTATTTTATCAAGATTTTTTTTATTTAATTTATCTTTTTTTATTAGTTTATTTAATTTAAAAGCATAATTTTTATAATTATTTAATATAAAAGACATCCCCCATCCCGCAGGAATAGTCCAACAACCAGCATCACCAATAAAAGCTAATCTATTTTTCGAAATTTTTTGAGATACTTCATTTGATGGGTACCAACCAAATCTAACTTTTAATATTTTTCCATTTTTAAAGTCTTTTATAGAATTTTCATTCTTTAATATTGCATTAAATATATACTTCATAGTATTTTTATCTACTTTATTTTTTGAAAAAAATAAAATGAATACAAAAACTCTTTTTTCATCTAATACTTCATACTCCATAATAGGTCTAAATTGAAATAAATTAGTATTTTTATCTATTGGACTATCTTTAAATGCTTGCCAAAGCATATAATCACCAATTTGCATATTCCCTAAATTTCCTGGGTGTTTTAATTTGCTAGTATCATCAAATTCTAAATCATATCCATATACTGACCAATGATAATAATTATCTCTATTTATATTTTCTTTTTTTACAATCATTGAGTCATAGCCTGAAGCATCTATCAATATTTTTGCTTCTATTTTTTCTTTTCTATAACTTTTATTAATTATTTCTACAACTACATTAGTATCTTTTATTATATAATCACTACATATAGAATTTTCAAATAATTCTCCATTATTTTCTAAAATAATGTTTTTAAAATGATTTAATAATCCTGCCTGATCAATAAAAGGATAACACTTATATTTTTTATTTCCCCAAGGCGGATTTGTATCCCATTTTATTTCTAGATGTGGGGTATACT
Coding sequences within it:
- a CDS encoding methyl-accepting chemotaxis protein translates to MKKTKISKKINVAVILVLVIFSLFNSIVSIIAEQKRSKRVLENLTKNYYNEKKQDLINLVDSIASFIEGKNEQEIIEILDKAKYDSTGYFWVNDTTLPYPKMIYNPNGKSLTGKLLNNTKYNVVGENKENLFVALVKKANKNGAGFVEYTWLNPKSGKKEPKLSYGKKIGNYIIATGIYLSEIQSIIDREKIAAKKNIQNIIIRQIILSFIIIIISWLIFRLILRKIVKPLEEVNRNMKLIAEGEADLTNKIQIVSNDEVGELAEYFNKFLDKLHDIIYEIKQLTIVLTDRNTQIHNIMDNIIKGRESEYLHQLEERLEAGTIHLQEYIDRVLDNVRNQTAASEESLAAIQQISAASQESKLKTNDVSKNSEIAINVSVSGHKKITDMNGQMSTIRNSVDSAEKEINKLVKSSQIIGDITVAINAIAEQTNLLALNAAIEAARAGEAGRGFSVVAEEIRKLAEQTNKETKKIEKIVSNIQKQIENVKEANIDIDNKVEFTLNTTNELTETILNINKLIDENNVLIQDVNKMIDEQNMSVQDVSKAIELLTNSSTNIESVSINTQEISVKIGDILNNNLSEIKDTVELVQELEKKVKGFKTK
- a CDS encoding ribonucleoside-diphosphate reductase subunit alpha, whose amino-acid sequence is MAKIVKRDNRVSEVDIKEIREALEWASKDLEINYLELESHIQSIYTDTITTKDIQNSLITQALAMTTVDEPDWKKLAARLLLMEIYKESNRKIKEKGYYDYVNFVNNAIEKGLYSDEIKKIYSDEELKKASTFINQEYDFEYDYAGMSMLVNRYLIKDRNNVFELPQEMFLTIALMIASTEKKETRLKIAKEIYHHIAGRKISLATPILINLRKPNGNLSSCFITAIDDSLESIFYNITEIAKISKNGGGVGVNLSRIRGTSAEINKTPGASGGVIPWIKIINDTAVAVNQLGKRAGAVTVALDVWHLDIEHFLELQTENGDQRKKAYDIFPQVVVNDLFMERVKENKEWTLFEPNEIRLKYNVEIAELWGEEFKKHYKIFENDNKLKLTQKIKAKELLKKIMKTQIETGMPYIFFKDTVNKTNPNKHDGMIGSGNLCQESFSNFKPTKLNKEILNKEKIQSEYKSGLVHTCNLVSLNLSTLLERKDLEKATKLAVRILDNAIDLTVTPIQESNLHNKIYRTIGVGAMGLADYLAINKLPYRKNKETLIEVNDLFEYIALNAVKSSIELAKERGKYKKYEGSEWSKGILFGKNKKWFRENSNLYSEWEKTIENLEKYGIRNSQLLAIAPNTSSALVQGCSASVLPIFNKFYMDKNAKGVVPIAPPFIKKAFWYYKENKNIPQTDVVEIISTIQQWIDQGISFELVYNLNMEITAKDIYNTIMTAWEKGCKTIYYTRTIQKNSNRMNEKEECVSCAN
- a CDS encoding APC family permease; protein product: MEQLQKKYGLATAVAMVVGVVIGSGVFFKADDILKLTNGNLIYALIAWGIGAFSMIFGALVFAEYAQRIEKSNGLVDYSEAAYGPRFGYLVGWFKGIIYFSPLSAILAWVASLYTMILFKSSNPVNSKETWILAFIYLSIISIINWTAPILAGKLQVTTTIIKLIPLFAVAIIGTISGIINGVTVSNFIEAANQVGSSRGTLASAVVATAFAYEGWIIAITINNEIKDSKINLPKALVIGTFIVFVVYISYFLGIAGVLKTGTIVNEGDNAIRLATTQLFGNIGSVVLTAFVVISCLGTLNGLVLSNMRIPYSLAIRNQGPIPNILSKINPKTNTPINSGIFSNILTLIYLGLWYASLNNLFGRYIGLDEIPIVMVYGIYLSLYIWYIKEFKELNFFKRFVIPICAIIGALIILYGGITNPAIGIYLVISLLVFASGLLFYRKA
- a CDS encoding methyl-accepting chemotaxis protein, with translation MKKGKRKKVKYQIIIPVFIAFIIISILDILYTSYTFNKELVERVTRLRDEQIEFNKVKLNDLVSLGIGVLDKYNKLYESGEMTLEEAKNKAKETIRNMRYTGNNYFWIDNGNYINILYSVKPKAEGTNRENLIDKQGKKLVKELVDIAKQNGESYVTYYYPKPGGTTELPKLGHVKQFKPWDWYIGTGFYIDDIEVKVKNMEQNELKVLGKNIKQRIFSNILMFIVLVLILSFATDIMAKTIKDVNKVLEAAAKDGELDAKIVTKQNNEFAVMAEDINAFMERIKTIIKETKNLGDEVKNTFTLVVNIMDNLINGKDSEVYNELKDKLNNGIIQLNEAIENVVDNVRNQTAASEESLAALEEITATTETINENIKVTNVSFAETLKITERSFKDITELTESMENISESTEETNTEIEKLKELSNSIGDITVAINAIAEQTNLLALNAAIEAARAGEAGRGFSVVAEEIRKLAEQTNKETDKIENLVKTIQNEVEIVKTGADEVKEKVTRGIKLTNRSLENMTRIKENNDKNAKQINEISVAVDEQSHASKEVTTAISSIADSSTEIESLTIEVTDTSNEIKEKILMNQEILSSLESIINKLQEDLNFFKVK
- a CDS encoding ribonucleotide-diphosphate reductase subunit beta codes for the protein MSGKELEKLLTKKLLFNPKGNDNIEKRRIINGSTTNLFNLNNVKYKWANKLYRTMMENFWIPEKVDLTMDTLDYKKLTKFEKRAYDGILSFLVFLDSIQTNNVPKISEVITAPEINLVLSIQTYQEAIHSQSYAYTIESIIPVDDRENIYEFWRDDEVLFDRIKFIAKIYQKYHDNETIENFFKTLVADYLLEAIYFYNGFNFFYLLASRNLMPGTADIIRYINRDELSHVVLFQNIINDIKKENSEIFIDNIVYEMFDTAVKQEIEWTNHIIGDDVLGINKKSTEEYTKWLANQRLRSLGLNELYKGFDKNPYKHLEKIADTEGSGDTKANFFESTVTSYNQSSAVTGWDEI